The Acidobacteriota bacterium genome contains a region encoding:
- a CDS encoding rhomboid family intramembrane serine protease yields the protein MESIPPPLPGGWIGVLAYSAFLVAVAYLAERHALGADWFDRGRTQAGSMLSGEGWRAVTALTLHIDARHLLGNVLFGSILGLLATQALGVGVTWLAILVGGILGNIANALLQPATHSSVGASTAVFAALGLLVTLALLHARHRRIGAWKLGPLVAGALLLAWTGMGGERTDVLAHVMGLVSGLVVGVGCGFIPREQLENTALQLVALGLAAGILIVAWGVALG from the coding sequence GTGGAATCCATCCCGCCGCCGTTGCCAGGAGGATGGATCGGAGTCCTCGCCTACTCGGCGTTTCTCGTTGCCGTGGCGTACCTCGCCGAACGACACGCACTGGGTGCCGACTGGTTTGATCGGGGTCGAACGCAGGCCGGTTCGATGCTTTCGGGTGAGGGGTGGCGGGCCGTCACCGCTCTCACGCTACATATAGATGCCAGGCACTTGCTTGGAAATGTCCTCTTCGGATCGATACTGGGACTGTTGGCAACCCAGGCTCTGGGTGTGGGCGTGACCTGGTTGGCCATTCTGGTCGGTGGGATTCTGGGCAACATTGCAAACGCGCTGCTGCAACCCGCGACGCACTCGTCAGTGGGTGCCTCGACAGCCGTCTTCGCCGCCCTCGGCTTGCTTGTCACCCTGGCCCTCTTGCACGCGCGCCACCGCAGGATAGGTGCGTGGAAGCTGGGACCGCTCGTAGCGGGTGCGCTGTTGTTGGCATGGACCGGCATGGGTGGAGAGCGGACCGATGTTCTGGCCCATGTGATGGGACTGGTCTCCGGCCTCGTGGTGGGTGTGGGGTGCGGGTTTATACCCAGAGAACAACTGGAAAACACTGCACTGCAACTCGTCGCCCTCGGGTTAGCCGCTGGAATCCTCATCGTCGCATGGGGTGTGGCTCTGGGTTAA
- a CDS encoding GDSL-type esterase/lipase family protein — protein MTASPDRLLPVHRAVYLSSFSLSLALVALVLPSDVRWGWLLLPLLGVSVVGTVWMGRRHRRGRSVGPFLMLAMLNLMLVVPELALRVGGFRYESGIQFGYPRPTDMVRLLPDKRLFWRLPSTRSDVNSLGFPGDEPRIPKPEGAFRIVFLGDSCTYQGYPTFVGGLLNERRLGDLEIDIVNLSVSGYSSHQGRILADTLVPRLEPDLVFVYYGWNDHWRAYGDIDADKVVDVPRGLRATRGYRKLSNLRLAQFIRWLGATLRSRPDASAGRVRVPADHYRANLTAIANAMAELGTPTVFVTAPTTHYRLGVPQPLIDRGFGSDADSIVDLHRRYNDIVRTVTDREGVALFDLERRVIDSPELDRHFLRDGIHFSDPGMQAMAVLFADRIEELVSVGARLAEPE, from the coding sequence ATGACGGCGTCTCCGGATCGCCTGCTTCCGGTGCATCGCGCCGTCTATCTCTCTTCTTTCTCGCTGTCGTTGGCGTTGGTCGCGCTCGTGCTACCGAGCGACGTTCGCTGGGGATGGCTGCTCCTGCCGCTGCTGGGCGTCTCCGTCGTCGGCACGGTCTGGATGGGCCGGCGCCACCGACGTGGACGCAGCGTCGGACCGTTCCTGATGCTGGCCATGCTCAACCTGATGCTGGTGGTCCCCGAGCTGGCACTACGGGTCGGCGGGTTTCGCTACGAGTCCGGAATCCAGTTCGGTTACCCGCGCCCCACAGACATGGTGCGCCTGCTTCCCGACAAGCGATTGTTCTGGAGACTGCCCAGCACGCGTTCCGACGTCAACTCGCTCGGTTTCCCAGGAGACGAACCTCGCATTCCGAAGCCGGAAGGGGCGTTTCGCATCGTGTTTCTCGGCGACTCGTGCACCTACCAGGGCTATCCGACCTTCGTGGGAGGGTTGCTCAACGAGCGTCGCCTCGGCGATCTGGAGATCGACATCGTCAACCTCTCCGTCTCCGGCTACTCGTCGCACCAGGGCCGGATCCTGGCAGACACGCTGGTACCGCGGCTCGAGCCGGACCTCGTGTTCGTCTACTACGGCTGGAACGACCACTGGCGGGCCTACGGCGACATCGACGCGGACAAGGTCGTCGATGTTCCACGCGGCCTGCGTGCGACACGGGGCTACCGAAAACTCTCGAACCTGCGACTGGCGCAATTCATCCGTTGGCTCGGCGCCACGCTACGGAGTCGACCGGACGCGTCTGCGGGCCGGGTTCGTGTTCCTGCGGATCACTACCGTGCCAACCTGACCGCGATCGCGAACGCGATGGCTGAGCTGGGCACGCCGACGGTGTTCGTCACGGCCCCGACGACGCACTACCGGCTCGGCGTTCCGCAGCCGCTGATCGACCGCGGCTTCGGCAGCGACGCCGACTCGATCGTGGATCTGCATCGCCGCTACAACGACATCGTGCGTACCGTGACCGACCGCGAGGGGGTTGCGCTGTTCGACCTCGAGCGACGGGTCATCGACTCGCCCGAACTCGACCGGCACTTCCTACGGGACGGGATCCACTTCTCGGATCCCGGAATGCAAGCGATGGCCGTTCTGTTCGCCGACCGGATCGAGGAGCTCGTTTCGGTCGGCGCGCGGCTAGCTGAACCCGAGTAG